TTTGGCCAGCTGCCCCGCCAGATGCCTTTGAAGGTAGAAATCCTCAACGGCGCAGGCGTTAGCGGCATTGCCCATCGCTTAAGCCGTTTTCTGCAAAACAGAGGCGTCGTCGTGGTCAACACCGAAAACTTTCGGACGGACGGACGCGTGAACTGGAACGTACCAAATTCTTTTATTAAAGGGAATCTACCGGAAAACGAGGCGGTCAAAAAGCTGGAAGAGCTGCTGGGATTGAACTACCGGCAGGAAGCTTCGTTTAAAGGGCAAAACCCCGCAGCGCGAATTTCCATTGTGCTGGGGAAAGACTACCAAACCTTAAAACCCTTTCGAAAATAAGCGTCCGGAGAAGCTCATGTTAAAAAAAACGCTGTTATTTTTTATATGGCTGTCGATTTTAAACGGCTTTTTATTAGCCCGCACCTTTGTGGAAGAATTTCGTATCGGGCAGGCGGGCAAAAATCCCGGCGAATTCAGTAATCCTTCGGCAGTAGCCGTTTCGCAGGAGGGTATTTTATTTGTGGTGGATTCGGGCAACAATCGCCTGCAGCTCTTCGATTTACAGGGCCGCTTTTTGAAAACCGTCGGCGGTTTTGGATTTGAGGCCGATCAATTCGATCGACCGCTGGACATCTGGCTTAAATCGCTCATTAATATCTACGTGGCCGATTACAACAACCAGCGCATTCAACGCTACGATCGGCGCATGAACTACATTGCACAATTTGCCAGCCAGCCCAACTGGCCCGAAGAGTTCCGCTTTGGCCAGGTGTTAAGCTGCGCGGTCAATTCACAAAACGATCTTTTTGTGCTGGATTACGCCGACGCCAAAGTGGTTAAGTTTGACCGAAACGGTTGGCCGGAACGCGTCTTCGGCCTGTACGACTCCGGCCCCGGCGAACTGTTTGAACCGGTTCAACTGGACATCTTAAACAACAAATGGCTGCTGGTGAGCGATGTAGGTCGCAAAGCCGTTCTGGCCTTTGATTTTTTCGGGAACCTGCTAAAAGTAATCGAAGATTCCCGCTTTGATCGTCCGCGCGGCCTGGCCACCAACCGGCAGGGCGATTTTTTGGTCATCGATGAAGGCGCGCAAAAAATTTTCAGCGTTGGCTCAGACCTGAAAACCGTGACGCCATGGAATTTTGTGCTGCAAAAAGCGCTTTCCGCTCCGCGCGATGCGGCCGTCTTTCATCTGAACCAGGCCGAGCGATGCGTTATTCTGGACGGAAATCAGCTCATTTTCGGGAGAATTGAAACGCATCAATGAAACGGGAACAGGCGATTTCAATCAACCAGCGGCGGCAAACAATCCGCCCGGAGCGCGCCAGCGTCGCGGCCAGGCGAACCAAAAACGAGCCGCGTTTTCCATTTCTTGTAAAAATATTTTTTTTCTGGCTGCTGCCGTTTATTTTAACCGTAAGCGCCCAATCGCTTCAGCCGGTCAATGTTCTGCAGGTCGATTCCCTTTTATGGAATTTACCCAAAACCTTCACCTTCGTCTTTCCGCCCGATCACCATCCGCGCCTGAACACGCTGCGCCTGCAACGCAACGGTCAATTGCTGCACGAAACACTGGATTTTAAACTTTTTGGCAGAGATTCCATTCGCTTTTATCGGCATTTTTCGCCCGACGACACGCTGCGCGTCACCTATCAGCGACTGCCCTACTTTTTCCCCCGTAAAATGCAACTATTCAAAGCCGACACCGTCAGCGGGCTGCCAGTGGATAGCTTAAAAAAGTGGCAAAACGTTCAAACCTTTCAGGCCTTTAAGCTGGAAAATCCCCTGGCCCGCATTCCTTCCACCCTGCAAACCAGCGGCAGCATCATGCGCGGCGTGCAGGTGGGCAGCAACCGCGACTTTACGCTCAATTCCGGCCTCAATTTGCAGCTTTCGGGGCATTTGACCGACGACATCGAAATCATTGCCGCGCTGACCGACGAAGCCACGCCCATCCAGCCCGAAGGAAACACACAAACCCTCGAAGAAATCGACAAGGTATTTGTGCAGTTTAAAAGCCCCTTTTTAGAAGGAACGGTGGGCGACTTTAACTACCAGTACAACGGCTCACAATTCGGCAAAGTGCAGCGTAAGTTACAGGGGCTGGATTTACAAACGCGCATTAAAAATCAGCGTTTTGGGGCAACCATTGCCACCACGCGCGGTTTTTTCCATCACGTCTCTTTTTTAGGTCAGGAAGGCAACCAGGGGCCCTACCTGTTGACCGGCAAAAACGGCGAACGGGAAATCATTGTTCTGGCCGGAACGGAACGCGTTTTTGTCAACGGTCAGCGCATGATCCGCGGCGAAGACAACGACTACGTTATCGAATACGGAAACGGACAGCTGCGTTTTACCAACAACCGCCTGATTACCAGCGAATCGCGCATCGAAGTGGACTTTGAATATTTCCCCGCCGTGCAAAACTACAACCGCAATGTCTATTCGGCCTTTACGCAGGCGGCTTTCTTTAAGAATAAAATGCAATTGAATCTGCACTTTTACCGGGAAAAGGACAACACCAGCCAATTACTGGAAGAAGGCGCCGCCCTGCAAGAATCGCAAAAAGAGATCCTTAAACAGGCCGGAGACGATCCTTTTAAAGCGGCGGAAGCGGGTTACACTTTTAAGGGCGATTCCGCCGGCAGCTATGTGTTAATCGACACTGCCTACCAGGGCGAGAGCTATCAGGTTTTTAAATACGTGGGTAAAAATAAAGGCAACTACTCCGTTTCATTTACCTACCTGGGCAGCGGAAAGGGCGACTACGTGCGCGACCGGCTGGGTGTTTATCGCTGGATTGGCAAAGGCCGCGGAGATTACGCGCCCATTAAACTGATCCCGCTCCCCTCGCGCCACGATGTGCTGGACGTTCAGCTCAACCTAAAACCTTCCGCCGACTGGAAGCTGCGCCTGGACTACGCCCTGAGTTCGCTGGATCAGAACACCTTTTCCCCGCTGGACGACGGAGACAACCGCGGGCAGGCTGTTGCTCTGAGCGGCGAATTTTCCAGACCAAAACTAAAAATTTTACGGCGCAACATGGGCAGCCTGCAATGGAGACTGAAAACGCGCTACATTGATGAGAACTTTCGCGCTGCCGATCGCTTCCGCAAGCCGGATTTTCAACGCTACTGGAATTTGTACTCTGGCGATCCCGCCAGCCAGCAAGAACTGAGCTTTGAAATGAACACGCTTTACCAGCCACACCGTTCTGTAAAAATCGCCAACAATCTGGGTCGTTTTGAGCAAAAAGACTTCCGTACTTTGCGGCAGCTGTGGACGGTTGATTACCAGTCTCCAAAATGGTTTAAGGCCAGCGCTTCTTTTGAAGAAATCGCCTCGCAAAACGATGCGTTAAAGCAAAGCGAAAACTGGCAGCGTTACGGGATTTCGTTCGAAAAGGCGTTGTGGAAAGTGGCGCCCTTTGTTAAATACCGCGGCGAACACCGCAAACAGGACGTCCAGCAACAACGCAAAGGATTTCGCTTCGACGATCTGGGAACAGGCCTTTCGCTGATCAAAACCAGCAATCTGAGCGGCAGCCTGACCTTTAACCAGCGGCAGGATTATGTTTACGACCCGCTGAGCAACAACCGTTTACTCAAACAGGCGGTCAGCCGGACCATCCAGTTGAAACTCGGCTTGCAAAACATTCGTTCGACCAGCATTAATCTGACCATTCTGCAACGCAAAAAAGATTATACGCCCGCTTTTGAAGCCATCAAGCTGGACACCGTTAAATCGTTTTACATCGATCCCGCCGTGCAAGATACCTCCTGGCGCGACCGCACTTCCAGTCTGGCCCGCATCAACTTTACGCACCGCAGTTTTAAAGGGGCCATTGATTTAACCGGGCAGTACCGGCTAAGCACAGAAGAAACGGCGCTTAAAGAAAAGGTTTATGTGGACGTGGGCGAGGGGCGCGGCAATTTGCGCTATGATCCGTTTTTGAATGAGTACGTGCCCGATCCGCTGGGCAATTATATTTTGTACATCCTGCCTTCCGGAAAATTTGAACCGGTAACCAATGTGCAAATGTCCATGCGTCTGGCGCTGGATCCTTACAAGTACACGCGTCGCAGTCAAAAGTTAAAAAAACGCTGGTATTCCAAACTGAGCAGCGAATCCTATTTACGTCTGGAAGAAGAATCGCGCGATCCGGATAAATTGGCCGTGTCTCTTTTGAATCCGGCCCATTTACAAAAAAACTACACCGTACGCGGCGTGCTGAATTTTATGCAGGACATTTATTTGATGCGCCACAACCGACGTTTGTCGTTTCGACTGCGCTACAACTTTAGCCAGAATTACAATAACCAGTTTTTAGACGCCAACGAAAACGACCGGCGCAAAAGTCAGGAAATCGGTCTGCGCGCCAACTGGCGACCGTCATTTAAATTGCGCAGTTTAACCGAAGGCCGGTTGCGTTCCTTTTACCGCCGCTCCACCACCAATCCCTTTCGCGACCGGGATATTCTGGGCTACTATGTGGCGCAGAATTTATCGTACCGTCCACGCTCGCGCTGGGAGTTCGGACTGGGCAATGAAAGCGGCCTGGAAAAGAACAGCACAGCCACCTACCCCATTGAATTGTGGTTTGCCACTTTAAAGCCACGTTTAAATTACGAGCTGCCCATGCGCGGAAGGGCGACCATCGAATATCAGTTGCAGAATGTGTCCATTTTAAAAAATCCGCAAAATCTTGTGGTGCCTTTCGAAATGGCCCGCGGCCGAAAAGCAGGAATTTCGCATACATGGCAACTGCGGATGGAATACACGCTTAGCAAAAACGTGCTTTTTACGCTGCAGTACACCGGCCGTAAGGACGCCGGATTTGAACGCACCATCCATGCCGGCCAGGCCCAATTGCGGGCATTTTTGTAAAAAACAGAAAAACCATTAACTCTTGACCGCATCAAAAACACTCTGTTTCAGGTTCTTTTTTTATTGACAAAAACAGCCAAAATGGTAACGCTGGTTTAAAAATCCAGCAAATTTATTTCGCGAATCTTGTAACAAACATGCATTATTCGTAAATTGAAACTGCAGTAATACTGGTGGTATGACGATGAAATTAAATGTTGATGAATCGTACTTTAACTGGCTGATTCGCACGTATTTTTCGAATCCAGCGCGCTGGATTCGCCTGCAAAAGGGCGAAATCCTTTTAAAGCAGGGGCAGTACAACAACCGTTTGTACTTAATCCGCCAGGGGAAAATGATCGGTTTTATGATTGATGAGGACGGGAATCGCGTTGAAATTTTACGGGCTGGTAAGGGTGCCTTTGTGGGTATTTACAGCTTTTTTTCCAAAAACTTCACCAGCATTGCCACTGTAGAAGCGCTGGAAGATTGCGAGTTAGCCTACATCGACAGCCACCAGCAAATTATTACCACGCGGGGCGAGTGTTCTCTGGAGCAGCAATTTATGCCACTTGTAATGAGCGACCTGCTGCGCCGCCAGCAAGAGCTGCACCATCTCAATCAGGAACGCGCCCGGACTTTAAAAAAATTATTGGATCAGCAGCGGCTGGCTTCGCTGGGCCAGATGGCCGCCGGCATTGCGCACGAGCTCAACAACGCGGTGGCGGTGTTAAGCCGAAACACCAGCTGGCTGGTGGAACAGATGCAACTGCTTTGCGGGGATCCCAGATTTTTGCCCATTTTTGAGATCGGTCTGAACAAAGGGCGTTTTTTCTCCAGCCGCTTTGTCCGTTCACGGAAAAAAGAGCTCATCCAAAAATACCAGCTTCCACCGCAAAAAGCCGATCTGCTGGCTCAGACCGGCCTGCCCGACGAAATAATTTTCGAGGGCGATCAATTAAAATACACACCCGAAGAATTGTACCGTTACTGGGAGCTGGGCGCCACCTTTCACGATATGTTAGTCGCCGCAGACCAGACCACCCATGTGGTACATTCCATCCGCACCCTGGGCGCGCAACACTCGCAAAAGCAAAGCGGACTCGACGTTAACGAAACCATCCAGAACACCATTACCCTGTTGCGCCACAAGTTACGCAATATTCAACTGCTTCTGGAGCTCTCTCCCCTTCCGGGAATTACAGCTAATAAGGGCGAATTGGTTCAATTGTGGATGAATCTGGTTCAAAATGCCATCGAAGCATTGAATGCAGCGCAAATTGAAAACAAAGTGATTAAAATCTCTTCCCAATTTAAAAAGCCGGAAATTATTGTAACCATTGAAGACAACGGCCCGGGAATTCCGGAGGAGATCAAACCCAATATCTTTCAACCCAATGTTACGACCAAGGTAAGCGGTTTATCTTTTGGTCTGGGCCTGGGACTGACCATCGTCCAGCGGATTGTATCCGACTACCAGGGCAGCATCGAGGTTAAAAGTTCGCCAAAAGGCACAAAGTTTACAATAAAACTACCAATCGGAGGTTAGAATGGAAAAATTGCAAATCATTTGCGTGGATGATCAAAGAGAGGTTCTGGCGGCCGTCAAAAAAGACCTGGAAATTTTTGAAGAGTATTGCGAGCTGCACACCTGCGAAACAGCCGATGAGGCCGAAGAACTTTTTCAGGAACTTAAAGAAGAACAAAAACCAGTGGCTTTAATTATTTGCGATCATATTATGCCCGGAGAAAACGGCATCGACTTTTTCATCCGCCTGAATCGGGACGGACAACTGAATAAAACGCAAAAAATGTTGTTAACCGGTCTGGCTACCCACCAGGAAACCATCAAAGCCATAAATGAGGCAAACATCGATTTTTACATCGAAAAACCATGGGTGCAGGTTGAATTTCAGAACGCCGTTAAAAAATTACTGACACGCTTTATCCTCAAAAACGACCTGAACAAAGCAGACTTTAAGCCGCTTCTGGATGAAGACGAATTGAAAAAATTTGAGGCTTAAACGGCGGTGTATTGGGACTATTTAAACACGCCTCTTGGCTGGATTAAACTGGTAGCAAACCAAAACGGCCTGCTCGAAATTCAATTTGTGCCGCAGCCGGAAAAGACCTATTCGCCCAACTCCATTACCACAGCAGCCAGAAGGCAGTTGGAAGAATATTTTTCTGCCGAACGCACTGCGTTTAATCTGCCGCTGGAACCGCGGGGAACCGAATTCCAGAAACAGGTCTGGCAGGCCTTGCAAACCATACCCTTCGGGCAAACGGTGAGCTACAAAGACATTGCGCGTATGATTCACAATCCCAAAGCGCTGCGCGCTGTTGGCCTGGCCAATGGGCGCAATCCCATTCCCATTATCATTCCCTGCCATCGTGTGATTGCCGCCGACGGCACAATAGGCGGGTTTAGCGCAGGATTATGGCGAAAACACTGGCTGCTCCACCATGAACGGGTTTTGATGAGCTGACACACGGGTAAAATCAAAGAGTAACGCAACGTCTTTTTGGTTGAATAGGTGAATGGTTGAATGGGCGCCGACCTGTCATTCCGTCTGAGCGCAGCGAGAGGCGGAATCCACTGCATATTGGAAGGGATTCCTGCTTGCGCAGGAATGACGTGGGGGGTGCGTGGGAATGACTGCCCGGTGTCATTCCGGCCGAGCCCAGCGAGAGCCGGAATCCACTGCATAATGGAATGGATTCCCGCTTGCGCGGGAATGACGTGGGGGGGTGCGTGGGAATGACTGCACGGTGTCATTCCGGCCGAGCGTAGCGAGAGCCGGAATCCACTGCATAATGGAAGGGATTCCCGCTTGCGCGGGAATGACGTGGGGCTTGCGTGGGAATGACTGCCCGGTGTCATTCCGGCCGAGCCCAGCGAGAGCCGGAATCCACTGCATAATGGAATGGATTCCCGCTTGCGCGGGAATGACGTGGGGGGTGCGTGGGAATGACTGCCACGGTGTCATTCCGGCCGAGCCCAGCGAGAGCCGGAATCCACTGCATATTGGAAGGGATTCCTGCTTGCGCAGGAATGACGTGGAAGGGTGAAAGGGATTCCCGCTTGCGCGGGAATGACGTGGGGGGTGCGTGGGAATGACTGCCCGGTGTCATTCCGGCCGAGCGTAGCGAGAGCCGGAATCCACTGCATAATGGAAGGGATTCCCGCTTGCGCAGGAATGACATGGAAGGGTGGAAGGGATTCCCGCTTGCGCGGGAATGACTGTGGGGCTTGCGCGGGAATAAATTTTGGCTTCAAATTCCTTGCGCCCGTTTCAATCAAAGTCTTATTAGAGACTGCGCTGTGTTAGTTTTTTTGAATCTTCTTTAAAAAGTCGGGAATTAACTTTTCATTGATCGCTTTGGCTGCATTGCTTAAAGCCTTAAAGCCCGCTTTTTCATAATTTAAATCGATGCCTTTTACATTTTCCAGAACATTTTTGTAAATTTCCTGTCCGCTGCGCATGTCAATCACCGAAAAGGTTAAATTGACAAAAGAAGAATACAGACCATACATCTCTGCGCCCTTACGCGCCGTGGCTTTAATCTTAATAATAAAATCAACATCAACCGGAGAATCAGTAAAAGTAAAGCCGTTGTTGCTTAAGATATTTTTTAACGCCGGTTCCAGTTGTTTAATTTCAAGCGGCCTGCCCAGATTGACCTCCTGGCTTTCAATGTAGGCGGTCAAGCCGCTTACGTTGATCATAAATCGCGTTGACGGACGCACCAGCGTATTAGTTATTCCTTTTAATAGGGGCGAAGGGTTGGTTTGACTGATTGATTTTTCAATAGCCAGATCGGCAACCACGATTTGTAGATTGTCGTTCGCGTTTATTCTTAAAATACGTGAGTGCGCTTCTCCGCGCGCGTCCGTAAAGGCCTCTTTAATGAGATCCCCCGCGCCGCGCACAAAAGCAAAAGCAATCGGCAAATTCTGCACGGGCAAATCGCCGCGCGTGGCTTTAACCGTTAAGGGCTGCGAAACGGGCTGCCCCAATTTGCCTTTGAGCTGAGGATTGAGCGCCTGCAATTTAATTTCGCTCAAAATTCTTTGTAAGGAGGAATAGATTTCATTAAACAAAAAGACTTGCTGCCCGTTGATTTCTGTTTGCAACGGCTCGCCCAGATATTTTTCAATGGGCGGCAGCGCCTGAAAATAAAACAACAAGGCCCGATCGATTTTACCGTTTTCTTCAGCCGACCGCGCTCTTTGCAGCATGTCCACCGCCAGCGCCCTGGCTTTGGCCAATCGGGCGTTTTTTAACGCCTCGTACTTTTTTCTGGACAGCCGATAATACACCCAGTACTCAAGGTCGTTTTCCCATTTATCAACCAGTTCATAACCTTCCAATTCTGCTTTGGTGGAAGACTGAACGTAAGATTTAAATTCATCCTGTAAAATTCCGGCCCTTTCCAGCACCTTTTGCACGGTCTGGCTGCTGATATTGATCTGGATTTCCGAAGCCAGATTGCTTAAGGCGTTGTCCATGGCAACCTTATGGTAGTCGGTAGGATGCTCGATCTTAGAAGCGTAGCCAATCCCCACGTAATACCCTTTAACTAAAGGTCTGTTTTCGATCCAATCCGGTCTGGATTTCTGGGCAAAAACCAGAGCGGTAAGGAAAATGACAAAAGAGGTGATTTTAAACACGCGCATGGCCTGAGTCCTTTAATTTCAACTTGATACTTGTTAACGAGCCGTTTAAATAAAAATCAAAGAGAGTGTAAAAGAAGACTTTACACCCTCTTTAATCGATATCGTTCAATATGTTTATGCAGTAAGAAACATTTAAAAAACCAGACCGGCTGTAATTCCAAGGAAAGTTGTATTCTCATCTTCGGTAAAAATAATGCGGTACAGGCCTTGAATAATCATATTCATTGTTTCGGTCATGGGCATTTCTAAACCTGCGCCGGCAGCCACGCCCATTTTTTTAGTTTCGTCGCTTTCTGATCCCATGTCAATGCCATTGTAACTTATGGTAACTTCTGTTTTTAGTATATTGTAGGTTCCCATTCCAAACAGAAAAAATTGCGTGGTGGCTTCTGGCGAGGTGAGATAAGGTCTAACGCCTATTCCGAATTCCAGGATATTGGCGCTTCCATCAATACCCACGCCAGAATAATCTGTATAGGGATCCATCGCCTGGATATCTTCCATCATTTTGTCGCCATCAAACGCGAAAGGTTCATAAGCTGCCCCAAAGCTAATCCCCAGTTTTGGAGAAGGAAATACCACATATTGACCGTGAATACTGTAACCCATTTTAAAATAATCTTTGAAATCATCTGGTGCCATTGGAATCGCCAGTCCGCCAAAAACTTCAATCTGCGGCTTTCGCGAAATCTCCCCAAATTGAGAAAAACCCGAGGTTGTGAATACAAAAATCAAAATAATGGATAGGATAAAAAACTTTTTCATAAATCCTCCTTTTAATGAGTTTGAGTTTAGTGAATTGACTAGACAAGGTAGTTATTAAATAGCCTTTAATTTTTAAACAGTTTTAAATATTTCTTACATTTTTATCGTATTTTAACTCCTCCCACCATAATTTTTTTAAGTCCCCATTCATTACCTGCGACATGCTCTTTGAGTCTTTTTTGAAAAATATAGGGAACACTTTCTATCAAAAATCACTATTTAAAGGCTTTCATTTTGTAATAACCTTATCAAGTTTTTGTGGCTGCCCGGAAAGTATTTTTGTAGTTTCAGCCATCGAATAGGCTGGAAATATTTCTGTAATCCGTACTTCGCATACCTGATTAATGATGCGGCCTATCACTTCTTTGGTAACAGGGTGTACAATGGGATCGCCTTCTCGATAAACCAGACATTTCATACCTTTTTTAAGCCCTTTTTTTAGCCCGATATCCAGCGTTACTCTGTTTCCC
This sequence is a window from Caldithrix abyssi DSM 13497. Protein-coding genes within it:
- a CDS encoding NHL repeat-containing protein gives rise to the protein MLKKTLLFFIWLSILNGFLLARTFVEEFRIGQAGKNPGEFSNPSAVAVSQEGILFVVDSGNNRLQLFDLQGRFLKTVGGFGFEADQFDRPLDIWLKSLINIYVADYNNQRIQRYDRRMNYIAQFASQPNWPEEFRFGQVLSCAVNSQNDLFVLDYADAKVVKFDRNGWPERVFGLYDSGPGELFEPVQLDILNNKWLLVSDVGRKAVLAFDFFGNLLKVIEDSRFDRPRGLATNRQGDFLVIDEGAQKIFSVGSDLKTVTPWNFVLQKALSAPRDAAVFHLNQAERCVILDGNQLIFGRIETHQ
- a CDS encoding ATP-binding protein translates to MKLNVDESYFNWLIRTYFSNPARWIRLQKGEILLKQGQYNNRLYLIRQGKMIGFMIDEDGNRVEILRAGKGAFVGIYSFFSKNFTSIATVEALEDCELAYIDSHQQIITTRGECSLEQQFMPLVMSDLLRRQQELHHLNQERARTLKKLLDQQRLASLGQMAAGIAHELNNAVAVLSRNTSWLVEQMQLLCGDPRFLPIFEIGLNKGRFFSSRFVRSRKKELIQKYQLPPQKADLLAQTGLPDEIIFEGDQLKYTPEELYRYWELGATFHDMLVAADQTTHVVHSIRTLGAQHSQKQSGLDVNETIQNTITLLRHKLRNIQLLLELSPLPGITANKGELVQLWMNLVQNAIEALNAAQIENKVIKISSQFKKPEIIVTIEDNGPGIPEEIKPNIFQPNVTTKVSGLSFGLGLGLTIVQRIVSDYQGSIEVKSSPKGTKFTIKLPIGG
- a CDS encoding response regulator, producing the protein MEKLQIICVDDQREVLAAVKKDLEIFEEYCELHTCETADEAEELFQELKEEQKPVALIICDHIMPGENGIDFFIRLNRDGQLNKTQKMLLTGLATHQETIKAINEANIDFYIEKPWVQVEFQNAVKKLLTRFILKNDLNKADFKPLLDEDELKKFEA
- a CDS encoding methylated-DNA--[protein]-cysteine S-methyltransferase, translated to MYWDYLNTPLGWIKLVANQNGLLEIQFVPQPEKTYSPNSITTAARRQLEEYFSAERTAFNLPLEPRGTEFQKQVWQALQTIPFGQTVSYKDIARMIHNPKALRAVGLANGRNPIPIIIPCHRVIAADGTIGGFSAGLWRKHWLLHHERVLMS
- a CDS encoding LPP20 family lipoprotein; amino-acid sequence: MRVFKITSFVIFLTALVFAQKSRPDWIENRPLVKGYYVGIGYASKIEHPTDYHKVAMDNALSNLASEIQINISSQTVQKVLERAGILQDEFKSYVQSSTKAELEGYELVDKWENDLEYWVYYRLSRKKYEALKNARLAKARALAVDMLQRARSAEENGKIDRALLFYFQALPPIEKYLGEPLQTEINGQQVFLFNEIYSSLQRILSEIKLQALNPQLKGKLGQPVSQPLTVKATRGDLPVQNLPIAFAFVRGAGDLIKEAFTDARGEAHSRILRINANDNLQIVVADLAIEKSISQTNPSPLLKGITNTLVRPSTRFMINVSGLTAYIESQEVNLGRPLEIKQLEPALKNILSNNGFTFTDSPVDVDFIIKIKATARKGAEMYGLYSSFVNLTFSVIDMRSGQEIYKNVLENVKGIDLNYEKAGFKALSNAAKAINEKLIPDFLKKIQKN
- a CDS encoding outer membrane beta-barrel protein, whose amino-acid sequence is MKKFFILSIILIFVFTTSGFSQFGEISRKPQIEVFGGLAIPMAPDDFKDYFKMGYSIHGQYVVFPSPKLGISFGAAYEPFAFDGDKMMEDIQAMDPYTDYSGVGIDGSANILEFGIGVRPYLTSPEATTQFFLFGMGTYNILKTEVTISYNGIDMGSESDETKKMGVAAGAGLEMPMTETMNMIIQGLYRIIFTEDENTTFLGITAGLVF